A single window of Actinoallomurus bryophytorum DNA harbors:
- a CDS encoding acyl carrier protein, protein MALSDQEILNGLGDIIEEIAGVPAADVTPEKSFVDDLDIDSLSMVEIAVAAQDQFGVEIPDDELKNLKTVKDVVVYVQGKGVSA, encoded by the coding sequence ATGGCATTGTCCGACCAGGAGATCCTCAACGGCCTCGGCGACATCATCGAAGAGATCGCGGGCGTTCCCGCCGCCGACGTCACCCCCGAGAAGTCCTTCGTCGACGACCTCGACATCGACTCGCTGTCGATGGTGGAGATCGCCGTCGCCGCGCAGGACCAGTTCGGCGTTGAGATCCCCGACGACGAGCTCAAGAACCTCAAGACCGTCAAGGACGTCGTCGTCTACGTGCAGGGCAAGGGCGTCTCAGCCTGA
- a CDS encoding beta-ketoacyl-ACP synthase III, translating to MTSFQLRTGAPGARILAFGHYQPSKVITNDDLAKMVDTNDEWIQSRVGIKQRRVAGPDESVVDMAVQAGGKALAGSGLSPADVDLVIVATCTQEATIPNASAQVATRLGIVSPGAYDVNAACAGFCYALSNAADAIRAGSARNVLVVGSEKLSQWVDWTDRSTSIIFADGAGAAVVGPSEETSVGPVVWGSAGDMADKIYIKDRNGFLHQEGQSVFRWTTTNLHTVAKEACELAGITPSDLAAFVPHQANLRIVEAIARKLKADNAVVADDIVEAGNTSAASIPLALSRMIERRDVPSGAPALLIGFGAGMTYAAQVVEIP from the coding sequence GTGACGTCTTTCCAGCTCCGTACCGGCGCACCTGGTGCGCGTATCCTCGCGTTCGGTCACTACCAGCCGTCCAAGGTCATCACCAATGACGACCTGGCCAAGATGGTCGACACCAACGACGAATGGATCCAGAGCAGGGTCGGCATCAAGCAGCGGCGCGTGGCGGGCCCCGACGAGTCGGTCGTCGACATGGCCGTGCAGGCGGGCGGCAAGGCCCTCGCGGGCAGCGGCCTGTCCCCGGCCGACGTCGACCTGGTCATCGTCGCCACCTGCACGCAGGAGGCCACGATCCCCAACGCGTCGGCGCAGGTGGCCACGCGGCTCGGCATCGTCTCGCCGGGCGCGTACGACGTCAACGCCGCGTGCGCGGGCTTCTGCTACGCACTGTCCAACGCCGCGGACGCGATCCGCGCGGGCTCGGCGCGCAACGTGCTCGTGGTCGGCTCGGAGAAGCTCTCGCAGTGGGTGGACTGGACGGACCGTTCGACCAGCATCATCTTCGCCGACGGCGCGGGCGCCGCGGTGGTCGGTCCCTCCGAGGAGACCTCGGTCGGGCCGGTCGTCTGGGGCAGCGCCGGCGACATGGCCGACAAGATCTACATCAAGGACCGGAACGGCTTCCTCCACCAGGAGGGCCAGAGCGTGTTCCGGTGGACCACCACGAACCTCCACACGGTGGCCAAAGAGGCATGCGAGCTCGCCGGGATCACCCCGTCGGACCTCGCCGCGTTCGTCCCGCACCAGGCCAACCTGCGCATCGTCGAGGCGATCGCACGCAAGCTGAAGGCGGACAACGCCGTCGTCGCGGACGACATCGTGGAGGCCGGGAACACCTCGGCCGCGTCGATCCCCCTCGCCCTGTCCCGCATGATCGAGCGGAGGGACGTGCCGTCCGGCGCGCCCGCCCTGCTGATCGGGTTCGGCGCCGGGATGACGTACGCGGCCCAGGTGGTCGAGATCCCGTAG
- a CDS encoding ACP S-malonyltransferase, with protein sequence MLAIAAPGQGAQTPGFLEAWLELPGVADRLTWWSAVTGLDLIRYGTTADADEIRDTAVAQPLLVSAALVTYELLGVTPDLTAGHSVGELAAAAIAGIISPESALVLARERGRAMAEAAAVTRTGMTAVLGGDPDEVQAVLKEHGLTPANMNGAGQVVAAGTMDQLSALADKPPAGARLRGLQVAGAFHTRHMEPAVDTLRRITPGMPVADPGIQVLSNRDGAVVERGADFVARLAEQVSTPVRWDACMDTMTDLGVTAIIELPPAGTLAGIARRALPGIKVVALKTPDKLDEARALAESEASPKDDPLENA encoded by the coding sequence GTGCTCGCCATTGCCGCGCCCGGACAGGGCGCACAGACACCGGGGTTCCTCGAGGCCTGGCTCGAGCTGCCAGGCGTGGCGGACCGTCTCACGTGGTGGTCCGCCGTAACCGGGCTCGACCTGATCCGGTACGGAACGACCGCCGACGCCGACGAGATCCGCGACACCGCCGTCGCGCAGCCGTTGCTCGTCAGCGCGGCGCTCGTCACCTACGAGCTGCTCGGCGTCACGCCCGATCTCACGGCCGGGCACAGCGTGGGCGAGCTCGCGGCGGCGGCCATCGCCGGCATCATCTCCCCCGAGTCCGCGCTCGTGCTCGCACGTGAGCGCGGCCGCGCGATGGCGGAGGCCGCGGCTGTCACCAGGACCGGCATGACGGCCGTCCTCGGCGGCGACCCCGACGAGGTACAGGCGGTGCTCAAGGAGCACGGCCTGACGCCGGCCAACATGAACGGCGCGGGACAGGTCGTGGCCGCGGGTACGATGGACCAGCTCAGCGCGCTGGCGGACAAGCCGCCGGCGGGAGCACGGCTCCGCGGTCTTCAGGTGGCAGGTGCGTTCCACACCCGGCACATGGAGCCCGCGGTCGACACACTCCGGCGAATCACCCCGGGCATGCCCGTGGCGGACCCGGGTATACAGGTGCTGTCCAACCGCGACGGCGCCGTCGTGGAGCGTGGGGCGGACTTCGTCGCCCGTCTCGCCGAGCAGGTCAGCACCCCGGTGCGCTGGGACGCCTGCATGGACACCATGACGGATCTCGGTGTCACAGCGATCATCGAGCTTCCGCCGGCCGGCACGCTCGCCGGTATCGCCCGGCGCGCGCTGCCAGGCATCAAGGTGGTCGCGCTCAAGACGCCGGACAAGCTCGACGAGGCACGTGCGCTGGCCGAGTCCGAGGCAAGCCCCAAGGACGACCCATTGGAGAACGCGTGA
- a CDS encoding PucR family transcriptional regulator, whose amino-acid sequence MGSLGTAATASMEERLPWFRAMSAEYRSWVGLVAQAGIAGFVEWFKHKEKIRPAIAGEVFGTAPRELMRAVRLQQTVEIVRVVIDVVEAQVNELAAPGGETQLREAILRYTREVAFGAAQVYARAAETRGAWDARLEALIVDALLRGEVDESLHSWAAALGWASTSVAVMAGHTPDDEPEAIIDDIRIASRRARVDVLAGVQGSRLIIIVGGVEEDPLAAAKPFTAKFGSGPVVVGPRVEDLYAATGSARAALAGLQAVPGWPDAPRPVLAGALLAERALDGDQDARAYLVEEVYEPLRAAGAPLLDTLTTYLEQGSSLEATARLLFVHPNTVRYRLRRVTELTGYVPADGRAAFTLRIALVLGRYASRPVNL is encoded by the coding sequence ATGGGATCGCTCGGTACCGCCGCGACGGCCAGCATGGAGGAGCGGCTCCCGTGGTTCCGCGCGATGTCGGCCGAATACCGCTCCTGGGTCGGCCTGGTCGCCCAGGCGGGCATCGCCGGGTTCGTCGAGTGGTTCAAGCACAAGGAGAAGATCCGGCCGGCCATCGCCGGTGAGGTCTTCGGCACCGCGCCCCGCGAGCTGATGCGCGCCGTACGCCTCCAGCAGACCGTCGAGATAGTACGAGTGGTCATCGACGTGGTCGAGGCGCAGGTGAACGAACTCGCCGCGCCGGGCGGGGAGACCCAGCTGCGCGAGGCGATCCTCCGCTACACGCGCGAGGTCGCCTTCGGCGCCGCGCAGGTGTACGCGCGGGCCGCGGAGACCCGCGGAGCCTGGGACGCGCGCCTGGAGGCGCTGATCGTGGACGCACTGCTGCGCGGCGAGGTGGACGAGTCGCTGCACTCCTGGGCGGCGGCGCTCGGCTGGGCGTCGACCTCGGTGGCCGTCATGGCGGGGCACACCCCCGACGACGAGCCCGAGGCCATCATCGACGACATTCGCATCGCCTCCCGCAGGGCGCGGGTCGACGTGCTCGCCGGGGTGCAGGGCAGCCGTCTCATCATCATCGTCGGCGGTGTGGAGGAGGACCCGCTCGCCGCCGCGAAGCCGTTCACCGCCAAGTTCGGATCCGGCCCGGTCGTGGTCGGACCCCGCGTCGAGGACCTGTACGCCGCGACGGGATCGGCGCGCGCCGCCCTGGCCGGTCTGCAGGCCGTGCCCGGCTGGCCGGACGCGCCGCGGCCGGTCCTCGCGGGCGCCCTGCTGGCCGAACGCGCGCTCGACGGGGACCAGGACGCGCGCGCCTACCTGGTCGAGGAGGTCTACGAACCCCTGCGTGCGGCGGGGGCTCCCCTGCTCGACACCCTGACGACCTACCTGGAGCAGGGGTCGTCGCTGGAGGCCACCGCACGGCTGCTGTTCGTCCACCCCAACACGGTGCGGTACCGCCTGCGCCGGGTGACGGAGCTCACCGGATATGTCCCCGCGGACGGCCGCGCCGCGTTCACCCTGCGAATCGCTCTCGTACTCGGCCGTTACGCCTCACGGCCCGTCAACTTGTAG
- a CDS encoding alpha/beta hydrolase has translation MRTGRATLVALTCTALVLCTAAAGEPSLGPIPLRPLPALTGRGLAARYAADSAAITEAARGTEDPRTSRRLRALAAPGRTFLDFDPRGRAVEVVGDLATARRVAVLVPGADTTLSTFDSRGTASPGGGARAVYAEARRADPGARLAVIAWLGYDTPATLSPGVLTAARADEGARELRPLVAWLDARGTGVALLCHSYGTVVCGRAAKDLDVTDIAVFGSPGLTVSSAAALHSRARLWAGRAAHDFIRYVPKIRVLGVGFGTDPAGPGFGARRFAAGDGGHSDYLSPGSVSLRNLAMVALGRTDQVSR, from the coding sequence ATGAGAACCGGCCGGGCGACTCTGGTGGCACTCACCTGTACCGCCCTCGTTCTGTGCACCGCCGCGGCGGGCGAGCCGTCGCTCGGGCCGATCCCGCTGCGGCCGCTGCCGGCCCTCACCGGGCGGGGCCTGGCGGCACGGTACGCGGCCGACAGCGCGGCGATCACGGAGGCCGCACGCGGTACCGAGGACCCTCGCACGTCGCGGCGGCTGCGCGCTCTCGCCGCACCCGGACGTACGTTCCTGGACTTCGACCCACGAGGCCGGGCGGTCGAGGTGGTCGGCGACCTGGCGACCGCACGCCGCGTCGCGGTGCTCGTCCCCGGCGCCGACACGACGCTCTCCACCTTCGACTCGCGCGGCACCGCCTCGCCCGGCGGAGGCGCACGCGCCGTGTACGCCGAGGCCCGCCGTGCCGACCCGGGCGCCCGCCTGGCCGTCATCGCCTGGCTCGGCTACGACACCCCGGCCACGCTGAGCCCCGGCGTCCTCACCGCGGCGCGTGCCGACGAGGGCGCACGCGAGCTGCGCCCGCTGGTCGCGTGGCTGGACGCGCGCGGCACCGGTGTCGCCCTGCTGTGCCACAGCTACGGCACGGTGGTGTGCGGACGGGCCGCGAAAGACCTGGACGTCACCGACATCGCGGTGTTCGGCAGCCCCGGCCTGACCGTCTCCTCCGCCGCGGCCCTGCACTCTCGCGCCCGTCTGTGGGCGGGCCGCGCGGCCCACGACTTCATCCGGTACGTGCCCAAGATCCGCGTGCTCGGCGTGGGCTTCGGCACCGACCCGGCCGGGCCGGGATTCGGCGCCCGCCGGTTCGCGGCCGGTGACGGCGGGCACAGCGACTACCTGTCCCCCGGCAGCGTGTCGCTGCGCAACCTCGCCATGGTCGCTCTCGGACGTACCGACCAGGTCTCCCGCTGA
- a CDS encoding response regulator produces the protein MIRVLIADDQGMVRSGFSILLNAQPDIHVIGEAVNGEEAVAKAAEQRPDVVLMDVRMPVMDGLAATRLVTAGENAPKVLILTTFDLDDYVYEALRAGASGFLLKDASASELSDAVRVVARGDALLAPGVTRRLIAEFARMGAPRGPDGRLVEGLTERETEVLGLVARGMSNAEVAAKLVVAEQTVKTHVGRILMKLGLRDRTQAVVYAYETGLIRPGE, from the coding sequence ATGATCCGCGTGCTCATCGCCGACGACCAGGGGATGGTCCGGTCCGGCTTCTCCATCCTGCTGAACGCCCAGCCCGACATCCACGTGATCGGGGAGGCCGTCAACGGCGAGGAGGCGGTCGCCAAGGCGGCCGAGCAGCGGCCCGACGTCGTCCTGATGGACGTACGGATGCCGGTGATGGACGGCCTGGCGGCCACGCGCCTCGTCACCGCGGGCGAGAACGCCCCGAAGGTGCTTATCCTGACCACCTTCGACCTCGACGACTACGTCTACGAGGCGCTGCGCGCCGGGGCCAGCGGCTTCCTGCTGAAGGACGCCTCGGCGAGCGAGCTGTCCGACGCCGTACGCGTGGTCGCGCGGGGCGACGCGCTGCTCGCACCGGGCGTGACCCGCAGGCTCATCGCCGAGTTCGCCCGGATGGGCGCGCCGCGCGGCCCGGACGGGCGGCTGGTCGAGGGCCTCACCGAGCGCGAGACCGAGGTGCTCGGCCTGGTGGCGCGCGGCATGTCCAACGCCGAGGTCGCCGCCAAGCTCGTCGTGGCCGAGCAGACGGTCAAGACGCACGTCGGGCGGATCCTGATGAAGCTCGGGCTGCGCGACCGTACCCAGGCGGTCGTGTACGCCTACGAGACCGGCCTGATCCGGCCCGGCGAGTAA
- a CDS encoding sensor histidine kinase: protein MADDLSVRRPPGRIRARLRVGPVDLVTALDVLITLVAFLADNSYLTSEVRHHGHHGAGVLVLLVSVTTAAPLVLRDRRPLTAWLCSVAAITISALIFTPHRDISGPYIPGAVAVYLLCLYAVAVRGGNRVTVTAAAVTVFGAAALDQQSAAVALPMMIPLLLGHLVRVRRSTRQALADQEARHDAETAVLEERQRIARELHDVVAHHMSVIAIQAEAAPYKVTDPPPELAESFADIRSSALEGLTELRRVLGVLRTGDSPQTAPQPGLERLEEVLASARGGGLTIDVSVSGEAPALPQGVALSAHRILQEALSNAMKHAPGAAVSVDIAYGTAELRLRVVNGPGTEPPPAGMSGGGHGLVGMRERVIMLDGELSAGPEPDGGFAVTAVLPYEKAST, encoded by the coding sequence ATGGCCGATGACCTGAGCGTCCGGCGGCCCCCTGGCCGTATACGGGCGCGCCTGCGCGTCGGCCCGGTCGACCTGGTGACGGCCCTCGACGTGCTGATCACTCTTGTCGCCTTCCTGGCCGACAATTCCTACCTGACCTCAGAGGTCCGCCATCACGGCCACCACGGCGCCGGTGTGCTGGTCCTCCTGGTCTCGGTCACGACCGCGGCGCCGCTGGTCCTGCGCGACCGGCGCCCTCTCACCGCCTGGCTGTGCTCCGTCGCGGCGATCACGATCAGCGCGCTCATCTTCACCCCGCACCGCGACATCTCGGGGCCCTACATCCCCGGTGCGGTCGCGGTGTACCTCCTGTGCCTGTACGCCGTCGCCGTCCGGGGCGGAAACCGGGTCACGGTCACGGCGGCCGCGGTGACCGTCTTCGGCGCCGCCGCGCTCGACCAGCAGAGCGCCGCCGTGGCGCTGCCCATGATGATCCCCCTCCTCCTGGGCCACCTCGTACGCGTCCGCCGCTCCACCCGGCAGGCCCTCGCCGACCAGGAGGCCCGCCACGACGCCGAGACGGCCGTGCTGGAAGAACGCCAGCGGATCGCACGCGAGCTGCACGACGTCGTCGCCCATCACATGTCGGTCATCGCGATCCAGGCCGAGGCCGCGCCGTACAAGGTGACCGATCCCCCGCCCGAGCTGGCCGAGAGCTTCGCCGACATCCGGTCCAGCGCCCTGGAAGGACTGACCGAGCTCCGCCGTGTCCTGGGCGTCCTGCGCACCGGCGACTCGCCGCAGACCGCACCCCAGCCCGGCCTGGAGCGGCTGGAGGAGGTGCTCGCCTCGGCGCGCGGCGGCGGTCTCACGATCGACGTGTCGGTGTCCGGCGAGGCGCCCGCGCTGCCACAGGGCGTGGCGCTGTCGGCGCACCGCATCCTCCAGGAGGCGCTGAGCAACGCGATGAAGCACGCGCCGGGAGCCGCCGTGTCCGTCGACATCGCGTACGGCACCGCCGAGCTGCGGCTGCGGGTGGTCAACGGCCCCGGCACCGAACCACCTCCGGCCGGCATGAGCGGTGGCGGCCACGGTCTCGTCGGCATGCGTGAGCGTGTGATCATGCTCGATGGCGAACTGTCCGCGGGTCCCGAACCCGACGGCGGTTTCGCCGTCACCGCCGTCCTCCCGTACGAGAAGGCCTCCACATGA
- a CDS encoding PHP domain-containing protein: MEPVEALKRIAFLLERAGEATYRVRAFRRAAETAATTSADDLAARAREGTLEGLPGVGKVTALVIKEALDGDTPVYLRRLEATEGRPLDEATAALRDALRGDLHTHSDWSDGGSPIEEMAAAAIGLGHDYIALTDHSPRLKVANGLSAERLRSQLDLVAAFNKELAPFRILTGIECDILDDGSLDQDPDLLAELDVVVASVHSKLRMPSAEMTPRMLAAIENPRVNVLGHCTGRIVASGGRRGGKRPESEFDAEQIFAACVRHDVAVEINSRPDRQDPPKRLLRPALEAGCRFAIDSDAHAPGQLDWQPFGCERAARCGVEPERVVNTMSLEDLLAWAAK; this comes from the coding sequence ATGGAGCCGGTCGAGGCACTCAAGCGCATCGCGTTCCTGCTGGAGCGGGCGGGCGAGGCGACCTATCGCGTACGCGCGTTCCGCCGTGCCGCCGAGACGGCCGCCACGACCTCCGCGGACGACCTCGCGGCCCGCGCACGTGAGGGCACGCTGGAGGGCCTGCCCGGCGTCGGCAAGGTCACCGCGCTGGTGATCAAGGAGGCGCTCGACGGGGATACCCCGGTCTACCTGCGGCGGCTGGAGGCCACCGAGGGACGGCCGCTGGACGAGGCCACCGCCGCGCTGCGCGACGCGCTCCGCGGCGACCTGCACACGCACTCGGACTGGTCGGACGGCGGGTCGCCGATCGAGGAGATGGCGGCGGCGGCGATCGGGCTCGGCCACGACTACATCGCGCTCACCGACCACTCGCCCCGGCTGAAGGTGGCGAACGGCCTGTCGGCCGAGCGGCTGCGGTCGCAGCTGGATCTCGTCGCCGCGTTCAACAAGGAGCTGGCGCCGTTCCGGATCCTGACCGGCATCGAGTGCGACATCCTCGACGACGGCTCGCTCGACCAGGATCCGGACCTGCTCGCCGAGCTCGACGTGGTCGTCGCCAGCGTGCACTCCAAGCTGCGCATGCCCTCGGCCGAGATGACCCCCCGCATGCTGGCCGCGATCGAGAACCCGCGCGTGAACGTCCTCGGCCACTGCACGGGCCGGATCGTCGCCTCCGGCGGGCGCCGCGGCGGCAAGCGGCCGGAGTCGGAGTTCGACGCCGAACAGATCTTCGCCGCCTGCGTACGGCACGACGTCGCGGTGGAGATCAACTCCCGGCCGGACCGGCAGGACCCGCCGAAGCGGCTGCTGCGCCCGGCGCTGGAGGCGGGCTGCCGGTTCGCGATCGACTCCGACGCGCACGCCCCCGGGCAGCTCGACTGGCAGCCGTTCGGCTGCGAGCGCGCCGCCCGGTGCGGCGTCGAGCCGGAGCGCGTCGTGAACACGATGAGCCTCGAAGACCTGCTCGCCTGGGCCGCCAAGTGA
- a CDS encoding amino acid-binding protein encodes MTLLRIRIKLPDRPGSLGTVARTLGAAGADIVQVVVLERAAGRAVDDVTVTWPDGASLDVLCDALCSARGVVVDGVWRTSEAPGVFADVEVVGQMAANPPNGVVALVEAVPKIFGADWAAMLTPDGTVVHASWQAPDPVPPPPLPLPSGRAFTGDDGVRYACVPVGGATQTLLLARVAAPPFHRTEIERLIQLATAAEAVLGVSAAA; translated from the coding sequence ATGACGCTGTTGCGCATACGAATCAAACTGCCGGACCGGCCGGGATCGCTCGGAACGGTCGCCCGCACTCTGGGCGCCGCCGGCGCCGACATCGTTCAGGTGGTGGTGCTGGAGCGCGCCGCCGGCCGCGCCGTCGACGACGTCACGGTCACCTGGCCGGACGGCGCCTCGCTCGACGTCCTGTGTGACGCGCTGTGCTCGGCCCGCGGCGTGGTGGTCGATGGTGTCTGGCGTACGAGTGAGGCGCCGGGGGTCTTCGCCGACGTCGAGGTCGTGGGCCAGATGGCCGCGAACCCGCCGAACGGGGTCGTCGCGCTGGTCGAGGCGGTACCCAAGATCTTCGGTGCCGACTGGGCGGCGATGCTGACGCCGGACGGCACGGTCGTGCACGCGAGCTGGCAGGCCCCCGACCCGGTGCCTCCACCGCCCCTTCCGCTCCCGTCCGGACGCGCCTTCACCGGCGACGACGGCGTGCGGTACGCCTGCGTGCCGGTCGGCGGCGCGACCCAGACGCTGCTGCTGGCGCGCGTGGCCGCCCCGCCGTTCCACCGGACCGAGATCGAACGGCTGATCCAGCTGGCGACCGCGGCCGAGGCCGTATTGGGCGTTTCCGCCGCGGCGTGA
- a CDS encoding cation diffusion facilitator family transporter produces the protein MANEQRGRLTVLLALAANLGIALAKTFAAVITGSAAMAAEAGHSYVDTINEVLLLTALRRSERPADSRHPFGHGPERYFWSLLVAVCIFGMGALFAFLQGVGALLGKGAEEASPLVGYIVLAVSAVLEALSWKQAYKETREHARERGQGFLDFLRTTDDPTAKSVLFEDSAALLGIVFAAAGLAAHQLTGSAFGDGIASILIGLMLTLVAFLLGRTNRELLIGRQARPAVLDGMRDMLDGAPEVEMVVDLMTMNVGTDQLLVCARLDFDDSLGAADVERACARLDGELHDKYNEVYEVFLEPVPRDDPGLRERVMARYGRAADHHYRRERG, from the coding sequence GTGGCGAATGAACAAAGGGGTCGGCTGACCGTCCTGCTGGCGCTGGCCGCCAACCTGGGTATCGCCCTGGCCAAGACGTTCGCCGCCGTGATCACCGGCTCGGCGGCGATGGCCGCCGAGGCCGGGCACTCCTACGTGGACACGATCAACGAGGTGCTCCTGCTCACCGCGCTGCGGCGCAGCGAGCGCCCGGCCGACTCCCGGCACCCGTTCGGGCATGGGCCCGAACGCTACTTCTGGTCGCTGCTCGTCGCCGTCTGCATCTTCGGGATGGGCGCCCTGTTCGCGTTCCTGCAGGGCGTCGGCGCACTGCTGGGCAAGGGCGCCGAGGAGGCCAGCCCGCTCGTCGGCTACATCGTGCTGGCGGTCTCGGCCGTGCTGGAGGCCCTCTCGTGGAAACAGGCGTACAAGGAGACACGGGAGCACGCACGTGAGCGTGGCCAGGGCTTCCTGGACTTCCTCCGCACGACCGACGACCCGACCGCCAAGTCGGTGCTGTTCGAGGACTCGGCGGCGCTTCTCGGCATCGTGTTCGCGGCAGCCGGACTGGCCGCGCACCAGCTGACCGGCTCCGCCTTCGGCGACGGCATCGCGTCGATACTCATCGGCCTCATGCTCACGCTCGTCGCCTTCCTGCTGGGCCGCACCAACCGGGAGCTGCTCATCGGCCGCCAGGCCCGCCCGGCGGTGCTCGACGGCATGCGCGACATGCTCGACGGTGCGCCCGAGGTGGAGATGGTCGTCGACCTCATGACGATGAACGTCGGCACCGACCAGCTCCTCGTCTGCGCCCGGCTGGACTTCGACGACTCGCTGGGAGCGGCCGACGTCGAGCGTGCGTGCGCACGGCTGGACGGCGAGCTGCACGACAAGTACAACGAGGTCTACGAGGTGTTCCTCGAACCCGTTCCGCGCGACGACCCTGGCCTGCGCGAACGCGTCATGGCGCGGTACGGCCGGGCGGCCGACCACCACTACCGCCGCGAACGCGGTTAG
- a CDS encoding helix-turn-helix transcriptional regulator: MNRTDRLYAIVEELRASAPGRRSARALAGRFEVSVRTIERDVSALQQAGVPIYADTGRGGGYALDKTRTLPPMNFTPAEAVAVGIALGRSGGAPFAKSARTALLKIVAAMSAADGAEARKLAERIHFLVREEEAERASVPAVVEEAVAMRQVLRLSYVDRNGAATERDVEPVAFVSGSREWYLIGWCRLREGPRLFRADRIRRASLLDEIAPARDFGEMAPKVPDLVAHALELG; this comes from the coding sequence GTGAACCGTACCGACCGGCTCTACGCGATCGTCGAAGAACTCCGCGCGAGCGCCCCCGGTCGCCGCAGCGCCCGCGCGCTCGCCGGCCGTTTCGAGGTCAGCGTGCGCACGATCGAGCGGGACGTGAGCGCGCTCCAGCAGGCCGGTGTACCGATCTACGCCGACACCGGACGGGGCGGCGGCTACGCGCTCGACAAGACCCGCACACTACCCCCAATGAACTTCACCCCGGCCGAGGCGGTCGCCGTCGGCATCGCGCTGGGCAGGTCCGGAGGGGCGCCCTTCGCGAAGTCCGCGCGTACGGCGCTCCTCAAGATCGTGGCCGCGATGTCCGCCGCCGACGGCGCCGAGGCGCGCAAGCTGGCCGAGCGGATCCACTTCCTCGTGCGCGAGGAGGAGGCCGAGCGGGCCTCCGTGCCGGCCGTCGTGGAGGAGGCCGTCGCGATGCGTCAGGTGCTGCGGCTGTCCTACGTCGACCGCAACGGGGCGGCGACCGAACGCGACGTCGAACCCGTCGCGTTCGTGTCCGGGTCTCGCGAGTGGTACCTCATCGGCTGGTGCCGGCTGCGCGAGGGACCACGGCTGTTCCGCGCCGACCGGATTCGGCGGGCGTCCCTGCTGGATGAGATCGCTCCGGCACGCGACTTCGGCGAGATGGCGCCGAAGGTCCCCGACCTCGTCGCGCACGCGCTCGAACTCGGTTGA
- a CDS encoding VOC family protein encodes MNDNSVGWFEVGTDRPEDARSFYGELFGWTFANGPKYSEVTTPGVPHPTGGIADTGGEFPAYAIFYVVVRDVAATLARAESLGGKIVTPPATSPDGLVSARLEDSTGSLFGVFSPPGA; translated from the coding sequence ATGAACGACAACTCGGTGGGCTGGTTCGAGGTCGGGACGGACAGGCCGGAGGACGCCAGGAGCTTCTACGGGGAGCTGTTCGGCTGGACGTTCGCGAACGGCCCGAAGTACAGCGAGGTCACCACACCGGGCGTACCCCACCCGACCGGCGGCATCGCCGACACCGGCGGGGAGTTCCCCGCCTACGCGATCTTCTATGTCGTCGTGCGGGACGTCGCGGCCACCCTGGCCAGGGCCGAGTCGCTCGGAGGAAAGATCGTGACGCCGCCGGCCACATCACCGGACGGCTTGGTCTCCGCGCGGCTGGAGGACTCGACCGGCAGCCTCTTCGGCGTCTTCTCCCCGCCGGGGGCCTGA